In Zingiber officinale cultivar Zhangliang chromosome 6A, Zo_v1.1, whole genome shotgun sequence, a single genomic region encodes these proteins:
- the LOC121997266 gene encoding receptor-like protein EIX2, whose protein sequence is MRLERFNLSNNQIFGEIPGCWPEGSLLSFVHLGNNMLSGEIPSSVGNLTRLEFLHLNDNNLSGRLPFSLQKCSQLLVVDLGDNKFSGNVPVWIGQSWLQLRALRLRSNMFDGDIAPQLGQLRDLQIVDLSNNTLSGPIPDSFGNFSALISTSARPLPPFFTMFVGSGDYEGIESMALVTKGDQLMFSTILYLVKTIDLSSNNLSGEIPKELGYLAGLHTLNLSRNYFRGEIPDDIGRMGSLETLDLSLNCLSGRIPQAMSELNYLNHLNLSYNNLSGEIPFGNQLQTLDDASIYISNPYLCGVLINKSCFNGNNINASSEEYGMASQMLSIYLSHALGFLIGLWSVFVLLLFQKDWRNSYFKMIDKVYEATKIKMRN, encoded by the coding sequence ATGCGGCTCGAGCGCTTCAACTTATCGAACAACCAAATATTCGGAGAAATTCCTGGATGTTGGCCGGAGGGCTCACTCCTCAGCTTCGTGCATTTGGGAAACAATATGCTCTCTGGTGAAATTCCTAGCTCGGTTGGCAATTTGACTCGACTCGAGTTCTTGCACTTGAATGATAATAATCTAAGTGGGCGTCTTCCATTCTCATTGCAAAAGTGCAGTCAGTTATTAGTTGTGGATCTCGGCGATAACAAATTCTCTGGAAATGTTCCTGTGTGGATCGGGCAAAGTTGGCTGCAATTGCGTGCTCTTCGATTGCGCTCAAATATGTTTGATGGTGATATTGCTCCACAACTCGGGCAACTAAGGGATCTTCAAATTGTTGACCTCTCAAACAATACATTGTCGGGGCCGATACCGGATTCTTTTGGCAATTTCAGTGCATTGATTTCGACATCGGCAAGACCACTCCCTCCATTTTTCACAATGTTTGTCGGAAGCGGAGATTATGAGGGAATTGAAAGTATGGCTTTGGTTACGAAAGGAGATCAACTTATGTTTTCTACTATTCTTTATCTTGTGAAGACTATAGATCTTTCGAGCAATAATTTATCGGGTGAGATCCCTAAAGAATTAGGATATCTTGCTGGGCTTCATACTTTAAATTTATCGAGAAACTACTTTAGAGGCGAGATTCCAGATGACATTGGAAGGATGGGTTCATTGGAGACTCTAGATTTGTCACTTAATTGCCTTTCTGGGCGTATTCCTCAAGCTATGTCGGAATTGAATTATCTAAACCACTTGAACTTGTCATATAACAACTTGTCAGGGGAAATTCCCTTCGGAAATCAACTTCAAACATTAGACGATGCATCCATTTATATCAGCAATCCTTATCTTTGTGGAGTCTTAATAAACAAGAGTTGCTTCAACGGGAACAATATCAATGCGTCAAGTGAAGAATATGGAATGGCCTCTCAAATGTTATCGATCTACCTAAGCCATGCACTTGGGTTTTTGATTGGATTGTGGAGTGTGTTTGTCCTTTTGCTATTCCAGAAAGATTGGAGAAACTCTTACTTTAAAATGATCGATAAAGTTTATGAGGCGACCAAGATAAAAATGAGGAATTAG
- the LOC121995119 gene encoding probable leucine-rich repeat receptor-like protein kinase At1g35710 produces MSSMLMHRRRRDIFMLCWLTSHALCSTEAVKVVSEGCSPAERDALLLLKAGIRNSSALLSSWAAQADCCAWSGVVCRNRSGDVRVAELNLQNPNAEQTNEYDTALSGELLNPSLSSLTALRSLNLSYNDLGGAPIPAFVGSLRQLRVLDLRWCNFAGNLPPHLGNLTNLRYLDLKSNSFLQDRPRVDSSLDWLKALSSLTYLDMSDVDLSAAAYNWVSTINSLPALRQLKLFLCNLDVPPSLDLELNLTSLTTLDLSLNRFHSTFPNWLWNLTGLLSLQLGNSRLQGQLPPEIGNLINLVNLDLSLNSLHGPLPTSIWKLKNLANLDLSFNFLGDSLPTGIMNLSSLSTLNLANCSLTGPIPTELGNLTTLKYLYLDLNSLSGRVPGEIGKLLDLAQLDLSANSLRGNISEFHISNLTRLQCLFLFDNPL; encoded by the coding sequence ATGAGCAGCATGCTGATGCACCGCCGCCGCCGCGACATTTTCATGCTTTGCTGGCTCACGAGCCATGCCTTGTGTTCTACGGAAGCAGTAAAAGTGGTCTCCGAGGGGTGCTCACCGGCGGAGAGGGACGCCCTCTTGCTGCTGAAAGCCGGGATCCGCAACTCTTCCGCCCTCCTCTCTTCGTGGGCGGCCCAAGCAGACTGCTGCGCGTGGAGCGGCGTGGTGTGCCGCAACAGATCCGGCGACGTCCGGGTGGCGGAGCTCAACCTCCAGAACCCAAATGCAGAGCAAACCAACGAGTACGACACGGCTCTGAGTGGTGAGTTGCTGAACCCATCCCTGTCGTCCTTAACTGCTTTGCGAAGCTTGAATCTCAGTTACAACGACCTGGGCGGCGCTCCCATCCCGGCTTTCGTCGGCTCCCTCCGCCAACTGAGGGTCCTCGACCTGCGCTGGTGCAACTTCGCCGGAAACCTCCCTCCTCATCTCGGCAACCTGACAAACCTTCGCTACCTCGACTTGAAGTCGAATTCTTTTCTCCAGGACCGTCCCAGAGTCGACAGCAGCCTGGACTGGCTCAAGGCCCTTTCTTCTTTGACCTATCTCGACATGTCCGACGTGGACCTCAGCGCCGCCGCCTACAATTGGGTGTCGACGATCAACTCGCTGCCTGCCCTGCGACAACTCAAACTGTTCCTTTGCAACCTCGACGTCCCTCCGTCTCTCGACCTCGAACTCAACCTCACTTCTCTTACCACACTCGACCTCAGTCTCAACAGATTCCACTCCACTTTCCCGAACTGGCTGTGGAATCTCACCGGCCTCCTGTCTCTTCAACTCGGCAATTCACGGCTTCAAGGCCAACTGCCGCCTGAAATCGGCAACTTGATCAACCTCGTGAACCTTGACCTTTCTCTGAACTCGCTGCACGGCCCTCTACCTACCTCAATATGGAAACTGAAGAATCTAGCAAATCTCGACCTGAGCTTCAACTTTCTCGGAGATTCTTTGCCGACGGGGATTATGAACCTATCGAGCCTATCGACACTGAACCTTGCTAATTGTTCGCTCACTGGTCCGATACCCACCGAGTTAGGCAATTTGACTACTCTAAAGTATCTCTACCTCGACCTTAATTCACTTTCCGGACGAGTACCGGGGGAGATCGGGAAGCTCCTCGATCTCGCTCAGCTAGACCTCTCTGCTAATTCCCTCCGAGGTAACATCTCTGAGTTCCACATCTCCAACCTGACCAGGTTACAGTGCCTGTTCTTGTTCGATAACCCCCTCTAA